A single genomic interval of Astyanax mexicanus isolate ESR-SI-001 chromosome 4, AstMex3_surface, whole genome shotgun sequence harbors:
- the LOC111188821 gene encoding zinc finger protein 658B-like: protein MEKHQHSVKSFTKQSDLKKHQRIHTGEKPYYCSDCGKSFNQQSNLKLHQRIHTGEKPYHCSDCGKSFNQQGHLKKHQRIHTGEKPYQCSDCGNSFNQQGNLKKHQRIHTGVKPYHCSECGGSFNRQSHLQQHQRIHTGEKPYHCSDCGKSFNQQSNLKLHQRIHTGEKPYHCSDCGKSFNQQSHLKIHQRIHTGVKPYYCSDCGKIFTTQSELKQHQRIHTLEKPYYCSDCGKSFTTQSALKIHQRIHTGEKPYRCSDCGRSFTAQSNLKKHQRIHTGEKPYHCSDCGKSFNRLGTLKLHQRIHTGEKPYHCSDCGKSFNQQSHLKIHQRIHTGVKPYYCSDCGKIFTTQSDLKKHQRIHTGEKPYYCSDCGKSFTTQSALKQHQRIHTGEKPYHCLDCGKSFNKQIKLKIHQRIHTGEKPYHCLDCGKSFNRLETLKLHQRIHTGEKPYHCSDCGKSFNRLETLKLHQRIHTGVKPYSCSDCGKSFTTQSNLKIHQRIHTGEKPYECSDCGKSFTTQSYLKIHQRIHTEEKPYHCSDCEKSFATQSQLKNHQRIHTGEKPYHCSVCGKSFNQQSHLKNHQRIHTGEKTVPNLFHGNKKRKS from the coding sequence atggagaaacatcagcactctgtcaagagttttactaaacagagtgatctcaaaaaacaccagcgcattcacacaggagagaaaccgtattactgctcagactgtggaaagagttttaatcaacagagtaatctcaaactgcaccagcgcattcacacaggagagaaaccgtaccactgctcagactgtggaaagagttttaatcaacagggtcatctcaaaaaacaccagcgcattcacacaggagagaaaccgtatcaatgctcagactgtgggaacagttttaatcaacagggtaatctcaaaaaacaccagcgcattcacacaggagtaaaaccgtatcactgctcagagtgtggggggagttttaatcggcagagtcatctccaacaacaccagcgcattcacacaggagagaaaccgtatcactgctcagactgtggaaagagttttaatcaacagagtaatctcaaactgcaccagcgcattcacacaggagagaaaccgtaccactgctcagactgtggaaagagttttaatcaacagagtcatctcaaaatacaccagcgcattcacactggagtaaaaccatattactgctcagactgtgggaagatttttactacccagagtgaacttaaacaacatcagcgcattcacacattagagaaaccatattactgctcagactgtgggaagagttttactacacagagtgctctcaaaatacaccagcgcattcacacaggagagaaaccgtatcgttgctcagactgtgggaggagttttacagcacagagtaatctcaaaaaacaccagcgcattcacacaggagagaaaccgtatcactgctcagactgtgggaagagctttaatcgactggggactctcaaactgcatcagcgcattcacacaggagagaaaccgtatcactgctcagactgtgggaagagttttaatcaacagagtcatctcaaaatacaccagcgcattcacactggagtaaaaccatattactgctcagactgtgggaagatttttactacccagagtgatcttaaaaaacaccagcgcattcacacaggagagaaaccttattactgctcagactgtgggaaaagttttactacccagagtgctctcaaacaacatcagcgcattcacacaggagagaaaccgtatcactgcttagactgtgggaagagttttaataaacagattaaactcaaaatacaccagcgcattcatacaggagagaaaccgtatcactgcttggactgtgggaagagctttaatcgactggagactctcaaactgcatcagcgcattcacacaggagagaaaccgtatcactgctcggactgtgggaagagctttaatcgactggagactctcaaactgcatcagcgcattcacacaggagtaaaaccgtattcctgctcagactgtgggaagagttttactacacagagtaatctcaaaatacaccagcgcattcacacaggagagaaaccgtatgagtgctcagactgtgggaagagttttactacacagagttatctcaaaatacaccagcgcattcacacagaagagaaaccgtatcactgttcagattgTGAGAAGAGTTTTGCTACACAGAGTCAActtaaaaatcaccagcgcattcacacaggagagaaaccgtatcactgctcagtctgtgggaagagttttaatcaacagagtcatctcaaaaatcaccagcgcattcacacaggagagaaaactgtcccaaatttgttccacggcaataaaaagcgcaaatcgtaa